From the genome of Cellvibrio japonicus Ueda107, one region includes:
- a CDS encoding OmpH family outer membrane protein: MMPVFAWAQGKVVALDPRGAVMATAVAKTKIEKMQKNPEYAAAKAKLEGLAADIKALQATFQKDGMTWSEEKRAESEKKMQSMGADYQFQGKKLQAEQQAVVQEVMQELAPKLDVVIKQLIEAENIALIVDANAIIAVKPEANITAKVTELLNKAK; this comes from the coding sequence CCAAGGCAAGGTTGTAGCGCTTGACCCGCGCGGTGCCGTTATGGCGACCGCTGTGGCTAAAACCAAGATTGAAAAAATGCAGAAGAATCCCGAGTACGCGGCAGCCAAGGCAAAGCTGGAGGGGTTAGCGGCAGATATCAAGGCACTTCAGGCAACCTTCCAGAAAGATGGCATGACCTGGAGCGAAGAAAAGCGCGCTGAATCTGAAAAGAAAATGCAAAGTATGGGTGCTGACTACCAGTTCCAGGGTAAAAAGTTGCAAGCTGAACAACAGGCTGTTGTGCAGGAAGTGATGCAGGAATTGGCTCCCAAGCTGGATGTGGTCATCAAGCAATTGATCGAAGCTGAGAACATTGCATTGATCGTTGATGCCAATGCCATTATTGCGGTTAAGCCAGAAGCTAATATCACTGCAAAAGTTACTGAACTGCTTAACAAAGCCAAATAA
- the lpxD gene encoding UDP-3-O-(3-hydroxymyristoyl)glucosamine N-acyltransferase, whose product MKRSYSLAELARYLDAELKGDPDYEIRALATLQSASAHQLGFIANPVYQKYLATTQAGALLLRPDFSEYYSGHQLLVANPYQAYAHVSALFDPSVEFSPGIHPTAVIGDGCHLGHGVSIAAHVVLGANVSLGDGAALGPGTVIGDDCHIGARTRLAANVTLYQGVSLGDDCILHAGCVLGADGFGFAPSAGGWIKIHQLGSVVVGNRVEIGASTCIDRGALDDTRIEDGVIIDNLVQIAHNVRIGKNTAIAGHTAIAGSTQIGANCTIAGAVGIVGHLHITDGVHITAMTLVTHSIDKPGSYSSGTPMSQTREWRKNAARFRQLDGLANRLIKIERDQSAE is encoded by the coding sequence TTGAAGCGCTCTTATTCCCTGGCCGAACTGGCTCGTTATCTGGATGCTGAACTAAAGGGCGATCCGGACTACGAAATAAGGGCGCTTGCCACCCTGCAATCAGCGAGTGCTCACCAGCTTGGTTTTATCGCCAATCCTGTCTACCAAAAGTACCTGGCTACCACCCAGGCGGGTGCTTTGCTCTTGCGTCCGGATTTTTCCGAGTACTATTCCGGTCATCAGCTACTGGTAGCAAATCCCTACCAGGCCTATGCACACGTATCGGCATTGTTCGATCCCAGTGTTGAATTTTCGCCAGGCATACACCCCACCGCAGTGATAGGTGATGGCTGCCACCTGGGGCATGGTGTGTCCATCGCAGCCCATGTGGTGCTTGGGGCCAATGTCAGTTTGGGCGATGGTGCCGCCTTGGGGCCAGGCACAGTGATTGGCGATGATTGTCACATAGGTGCCAGGACTCGCCTTGCCGCCAATGTCACCCTTTACCAGGGGGTCAGCCTGGGGGATGACTGTATTCTCCATGCCGGTTGTGTATTGGGTGCAGACGGTTTTGGTTTTGCGCCTTCAGCCGGGGGCTGGATTAAGATCCACCAGCTTGGCAGTGTCGTGGTGGGTAATCGTGTAGAGATAGGTGCATCTACCTGCATTGATCGCGGTGCACTGGATGATACCCGTATTGAAGACGGTGTTATTATCGATAATCTGGTGCAAATCGCTCATAATGTCCGGATTGGCAAAAACACCGCAATCGCCGGGCATACGGCAATCGCGGGCAGTACCCAAATCGGTGCCAACTGTACGATTGCAGGAGCGGTTGGCATTGTTGGGCATTTGCACATCACCGACGGTGTTCATATCACGGCGATGACCCTGGTAACGCATTCAATTGATAAACCGGGTTCCTACTCATCGGGTACCCCCATGAGTCAGACCCGGGAATGGCGGAAAAACGCAGCGCGATTCCGTCAACTGGACGGACTGGCAAATCGTCTGATTAAAATCGAGCGCGATCAAAGCGCCGAATAA
- the fabZ gene encoding 3-hydroxyacyl-ACP dehydratase FabZ has product MMDVNEIREYLPHRYPFLLVDRVVELVEGESIIAYKNITVNEEVFNGHFPQNPVFPGVMILEAMAQASGILGFKTMGKKPEDGSIYLFAGVDDVRFKRQVVPGDRLQLESRVISEKRGIWKFECKATVDGVLAASATILCADRKV; this is encoded by the coding sequence ATGATGGATGTAAACGAAATTCGCGAATATCTTCCACACCGTTATCCGTTTCTGCTGGTAGATCGTGTGGTGGAATTGGTCGAAGGTGAGTCCATAATTGCGTACAAAAATATCACCGTTAATGAAGAAGTATTTAACGGGCACTTTCCACAAAACCCGGTATTTCCCGGTGTCATGATCCTAGAAGCTATGGCTCAGGCGTCGGGCATTCTGGGGTTTAAAACCATGGGCAAGAAACCGGAAGACGGATCTATTTATCTGTTTGCCGGTGTTGACGATGTGCGCTTCAAACGCCAGGTTGTTCCCGGCGATCGTCTGCAGCTTGAGTCGCGTGTTATTTCTGAAAAGCGCGGCATTTGGAAATTTGAATGCAAAGCAACCGTTGATGGCGTATTGGCGGCATCGGCAACTATTTTGTGTGCAGACCGTAAGGTTTAA
- the lpxA gene encoding acyl-ACP--UDP-N-acetylglucosamine O-acyltransferase: MIDPHAIIDPRARLAPNVQVGPWTYIGPDVEIDEGTVIASHVVIKGPTRIGKHNRIYQFSTVGEDTPDLKYKGEPTRLVIGDHNIIREGVTIHRGTIQDRHETTIGNHNLLMAYVHVGHDSVIGNHCILVNNVALAGHVHIDDWAILSGYTLVHQFCKIGAHSFSGMGSAIGKDVPAYVMVNGSPAEAKNINAEGLRRRGFSKEDIATLTRAYKVIYRRGLTLDEALQELESLVASCAPLQILLDSLKQSTRGIVR; encoded by the coding sequence TTGATCGATCCCCACGCTATTATTGATCCTCGCGCCCGCCTTGCTCCCAATGTGCAGGTGGGGCCATGGACTTATATAGGCCCCGATGTGGAAATAGATGAAGGAACGGTGATTGCCTCTCATGTGGTAATCAAGGGGCCGACACGGATTGGTAAACATAACCGCATATACCAGTTTTCTACGGTGGGTGAGGATACTCCCGACCTGAAATACAAGGGTGAGCCAACACGGCTGGTTATTGGCGATCACAATATTATTCGCGAAGGGGTAACCATCCATCGCGGTACAATCCAGGATCGTCATGAGACAACGATTGGCAATCACAACTTACTGATGGCATATGTGCATGTGGGACATGACAGTGTCATTGGCAACCATTGTATCCTCGTCAATAACGTGGCCCTGGCGGGGCATGTGCATATTGATGATTGGGCGATCCTCAGTGGATACACATTGGTTCACCAGTTTTGCAAAATCGGTGCGCACAGTTTCTCCGGTATGGGCAGTGCTATAGGTAAGGATGTACCTGCTTATGTGATGGTCAATGGAAGCCCGGCAGAAGCTAAAAATATCAATGCGGAAGGATTGCGCCGGCGCGGGTTTAGTAAAGAAGATATTGCAACGCTGACACGTGCCTATAAAGTTATTTATCGCCGCGGTTTGACCCTGGATGAAGCTTTGCAGGAGCTGGAATCTTTAGTGGCGAGTTGTGCGCCTCTGCAAATTCTGCTGGATTCTTTGAAGCAATCTACCCGCGGTATCGTAAGATAA
- the lpxB gene encoding lipid-A-disaccharide synthase, giving the protein MSGHLHIGIVVGEASGDILGAALMTELRRHFPNAEFSGIGGPRMLELGFHSYFPQDRLAVMGLIEPLKRLPELLRIRKFLREHFTANPPSVFIGIDSPDFTIPLEGALKEKGIKTVHYVSPSVWAWRQKRIINIARSVDLMLTLLPFEARFYEEHGVPVEFVGHHLADAIPDNVDKTAARQLLGLPGQGRIVALLPGSRSSEVERMAELFFRTAVFCIEQDPSLHFVVPAANSDRYRQLHIELNDFVDFPIHLVNGHSQDAMAAADVLLVASGTVTLEALLLKKPMVVAYKMAPLTYRILSWLVKTPFVSLPNLLAQKMLVPELLQDKATPEALSAAVMNYFENPEQSMAVSQTFADMHRELKCNASARAADAIARLIKPAEAS; this is encoded by the coding sequence GTGTCTGGACACCTGCATATTGGTATTGTTGTCGGCGAAGCGTCAGGCGATATTCTGGGGGCTGCCTTGATGACGGAACTGCGCCGTCATTTTCCCAATGCGGAGTTCTCTGGCATCGGTGGCCCGCGCATGCTGGAACTGGGGTTCCATTCCTATTTTCCACAAGACCGTTTAGCGGTGATGGGATTAATTGAACCGCTGAAGCGCCTGCCCGAGCTGCTGCGTATTCGCAAGTTTTTACGCGAGCATTTCACTGCTAATCCGCCCTCCGTATTTATTGGCATAGACTCTCCCGATTTCACCATTCCGCTGGAGGGGGCCCTTAAGGAAAAAGGTATTAAGACGGTCCATTATGTCAGCCCTTCGGTGTGGGCCTGGCGGCAAAAGCGCATTATCAACATTGCACGCAGTGTTGATTTGATGTTGACACTCTTGCCATTTGAAGCCAGGTTTTATGAAGAGCATGGTGTTCCGGTAGAGTTTGTAGGCCATCATCTGGCAGATGCCATTCCCGACAATGTCGATAAAACCGCTGCGCGCCAGTTATTAGGGCTGCCGGGGCAGGGGCGTATAGTCGCACTCTTGCCCGGTAGTCGCAGCAGTGAAGTAGAGCGTATGGCGGAATTGTTTTTCCGTACCGCCGTGTTTTGCATAGAACAAGACCCCAGTCTGCATTTTGTTGTCCCTGCGGCAAATTCCGATCGTTATCGTCAGTTGCATATTGAACTTAATGATTTTGTGGATTTTCCCATCCATCTGGTAAATGGGCATTCGCAGGATGCTATGGCGGCTGCCGATGTACTGTTAGTTGCTTCAGGTACCGTTACCCTGGAAGCCCTGCTACTGAAAAAACCGATGGTTGTTGCCTATAAGATGGCGCCTTTGACGTACCGGATTCTATCATGGCTGGTGAAAACACCTTTTGTGTCCCTGCCCAATTTACTGGCGCAGAAAATGCTGGTGCCTGAGTTATTGCAAGATAAGGCAACACCTGAGGCCCTGAGTGCCGCAGTGATGAATTATTTTGAGAATCCGGAGCAATCCATGGCTGTTAGCCAGACATTCGCCGATATGCATCGCGAATTAAAATGTAATGCCAGCGCCCGCGCTGCTGACGCTATTGCCCGTTTGATTAAACCCGCGGAGGCATCATGA
- the rnhB gene encoding ribonuclease HII, translated as MSQFEPFISVYQGHLLAGCDEVGRGPLAGDVVAAAVILDPGQSIIGLDDSKKLTEKKREQLFDEIRAKALSWCIARASVEEIDRLNILQASLLAMTRAVQGLAIQPEHVLVDGNKLPKWHYSAEAVVKGDSRVAAISAASILAKVTRDREMVEMDSYYPGYGFAGHKGYPTKVHLDALERLGVSPIHRSSYAPVKARLEQMNLL; from the coding sequence ATGAGCCAGTTTGAGCCTTTTATCAGTGTGTATCAGGGCCATTTGCTGGCAGGTTGCGATGAGGTTGGACGGGGCCCTTTGGCCGGTGATGTCGTTGCGGCAGCAGTTATTCTTGATCCTGGACAATCGATCATCGGCCTGGATGACTCCAAGAAACTGACGGAAAAGAAACGTGAGCAACTATTTGATGAGATCCGTGCAAAGGCACTCAGCTGGTGTATCGCCCGCGCCAGTGTTGAAGAGATAGATCGCCTTAATATCCTGCAAGCCAGCTTGCTGGCAATGACCCGTGCTGTACAAGGCTTGGCGATACAACCGGAACATGTGTTGGTGGATGGGAATAAATTGCCCAAATGGCATTATTCCGCAGAAGCGGTGGTGAAAGGGGATAGCCGGGTGGCGGCGATCAGTGCTGCATCCATATTGGCCAAAGTCACGCGCGATCGGGAAATGGTGGAAATGGATAGCTATTACCCCGGTTATGGCTTCGCGGGACACAAGGGGTATCCAACCAAGGTGCATCTGGATGCACTGGAGCGGTTGGGGGTGTCGCCTATCCATCGCAGCTCTTATGCCCCTGTAAAAGCCCGCTTGGAACAGATGAATTTACTTTAA
- the dnaE gene encoding DNA polymerase III subunit alpha — translation MPAANFVHLRLHTEFSLSDSLVRIKPLIKRVAELNMPACAITDQTNFYGLIKFYKAAQGTGIKPIAGSDFLMASHETDGKPTLLTLLAMNNQGYKNIIELISRAWRSGQQQGIAYIQREWISEYSEGVIALSGGKFGDVGMALLGGRQAQAQELLQGWMRDFPNRFYLELQRTGRENDENYLHAAVDLAAQMQCPVVATNDVRFLKTSEFEVHEARVCIGEGRTLDDPRRERRYSDQQYLRSAEEMVELFSDIPEAIANSVEIAKRCTITIQMGKYFLPEYPVPEGLTEAEFFRKISLEGLDWRLEKILDKSLPDYAERRKVYEERLNFELDIIIQMGFPGYFLIVMDFIQWAKDHDIPVGPGRGSGAGSLVAYALKITDLDPLQYDLLFERFLNPERVSMPDFDIDFCMDNRDKVIAYVAENYGRDAVSQIITFGTMAAKAVVRDVARVQGKSYGLADKLSKMIPPTPGMTLAQALEEEPQLKEFLAQDGDAQEIWEMAVQLEGLTRNVGKHAGGVVIAPTKLTDFAPLFCDETGSGLVTQFDKGDVEEAGLVKFDFLGLRTLTIIDWARIMIDKQRRKRGESPLDINAIPLDDAKTFGLLKRAETTAVFQLESRGMKDLIKRLQPDNIEDLIALVALFRPGPLESGMVDDFINRKHGRAEVAYPDAKFQHASLKPVLEPTYGVIVYQEQVMQIAQVLAGYTLGGADMLRRAMGKKKPEEMAKQRSVFEEGAKKQGVDPDLAIKIFDLVEKFAGYGFNKSHSAAYAIVSYQTAWLKAHYPAHFMAATMSSDMDKTDKVVTFIEECRTMKLKLLPPDVNSGEFHFTVDDAGRIIYGLGAIKGLGEGPVESIIAARNDGGPFKDLFDFCARVDARKVNKRALEAIIRSGAADSLGPTYDTPEYNIDHDRAVMFSAMAEAVKTAEQATANSNAGMMDLFGAVMASEESTNDVYADFRRVRTWTIKERLHAEKETLGLYLTGHPIDEYESELSHFVSSRIANLKPEKGNQTIAGLIISQRIVKTKRGDNMAILTLDDRTGRMDITLFAEAYNNARDLLLKDGLLVISGQVRYDDFSGMLKMSAETVRLLADVRQEKARELYLHLDSGALPANFARELGELLDPYRQSPQQEARCALVIDYQRSDARAQLRLGDAWRIRPEDELLQRLRDLYGNKCLNLVY, via the coding sequence ATGCCCGCCGCCAATTTTGTTCATTTGCGCCTACATACCGAGTTTTCGCTCAGCGATAGTTTGGTGCGTATAAAACCGCTGATCAAACGCGTAGCGGAACTCAATATGCCCGCCTGTGCGATTACTGATCAAACCAATTTTTATGGGTTAATCAAATTTTATAAAGCCGCCCAGGGGACGGGTATCAAACCCATTGCCGGCAGTGATTTCCTGATGGCCAGCCATGAAACAGATGGCAAACCGACGCTGCTTACCTTGCTGGCGATGAATAATCAGGGTTATAAAAATATTATTGAGTTGATTTCACGCGCGTGGCGTTCCGGGCAACAGCAGGGTATTGCCTATATACAGCGCGAATGGATCAGTGAATACAGCGAAGGTGTCATAGCGCTGTCCGGCGGTAAGTTTGGCGATGTGGGTATGGCGCTACTCGGAGGGCGACAGGCGCAAGCCCAGGAATTATTGCAGGGCTGGATGCGCGACTTTCCGAATCGTTTTTACCTGGAGTTGCAGCGTACCGGGCGTGAAAACGACGAAAACTATCTCCATGCAGCCGTTGACCTTGCCGCACAGATGCAGTGCCCGGTGGTGGCAACCAACGACGTTCGCTTTTTAAAAACCAGTGAGTTTGAAGTTCACGAGGCCCGTGTTTGCATTGGTGAAGGCCGCACGCTGGATGATCCGCGCCGTGAGCGACGTTACAGCGACCAGCAGTATCTGCGCTCGGCCGAAGAGATGGTTGAGTTATTCAGTGATATTCCCGAAGCGATTGCCAACAGCGTTGAAATTGCCAAGCGCTGTACCATCACGATCCAAATGGGTAAATACTTTTTGCCCGAATATCCTGTTCCGGAAGGTCTAACCGAAGCGGAGTTTTTTCGCAAAATTTCACTTGAAGGGCTTGATTGGCGCCTCGAAAAAATCCTGGATAAATCACTGCCGGATTACGCCGAGCGCCGCAAGGTTTATGAAGAGCGCTTGAACTTCGAGTTGGATATTATTATCCAGATGGGGTTTCCCGGTTACTTCCTGATTGTGATGGACTTTATCCAGTGGGCTAAGGACCATGATATTCCGGTGGGACCGGGGCGCGGTTCCGGTGCCGGCTCACTGGTGGCCTATGCGCTGAAAATTACCGATCTCGACCCCCTGCAATACGATTTGCTGTTCGAACGTTTCCTGAACCCCGAGCGGGTTTCCATGCCTGACTTTGATATCGATTTCTGCATGGACAACCGCGACAAGGTGATTGCCTACGTTGCCGAAAACTATGGTCGCGATGCCGTTAGCCAGATTATTACCTTCGGTACCATGGCAGCCAAGGCGGTGGTGCGCGATGTGGCGCGCGTGCAAGGTAAATCCTACGGTCTGGCCGACAAACTGTCCAAAATGATCCCGCCCACACCGGGCATGACGCTGGCCCAGGCGTTGGAGGAGGAGCCGCAATTAAAGGAATTCCTGGCGCAGGATGGCGATGCGCAGGAAATCTGGGAAATGGCGGTGCAATTGGAAGGGTTGACACGCAACGTCGGTAAGCATGCGGGGGGGGTAGTGATCGCACCCACTAAACTCACTGATTTTGCCCCGTTGTTTTGCGACGAAACCGGCAGTGGCCTGGTAACCCAATTTGATAAGGGGGATGTGGAAGAAGCGGGACTGGTGAAGTTTGACTTCCTCGGGTTGCGCACGCTCACCATTATCGATTGGGCGCGTATCATGATCGATAAGCAGCGGCGTAAACGCGGCGAGTCGCCACTGGATATTAACGCTATTCCCCTCGATGATGCCAAAACCTTTGGCCTGTTAAAGCGCGCAGAAACTACCGCGGTGTTCCAGTTGGAATCCCGCGGTATGAAAGATCTGATCAAGCGTTTACAGCCGGATAACATCGAAGACTTGATCGCCCTGGTAGCGCTTTTCCGTCCCGGCCCATTGGAGTCGGGCATGGTGGATGACTTTATCAACCGCAAACACGGTCGCGCCGAAGTCGCTTATCCCGATGCAAAATTCCAGCATGCCTCGCTCAAACCTGTGCTTGAACCTACCTATGGCGTTATCGTCTACCAGGAGCAGGTAATGCAGATCGCCCAGGTCCTGGCCGGTTATACCCTGGGTGGTGCGGACATGCTGCGCCGTGCTATGGGTAAAAAGAAACCGGAGGAAATGGCCAAACAGCGCTCGGTGTTTGAAGAGGGCGCTAAAAAGCAGGGCGTTGATCCCGACCTGGCGATCAAGATCTTCGACCTGGTGGAAAAATTTGCCGGTTACGGTTTTAACAAATCCCACTCGGCTGCCTATGCGATAGTCTCCTACCAAACAGCCTGGCTAAAAGCACATTACCCGGCGCACTTTATGGCGGCGACCATGTCGTCGGATATGGATAAAACCGACAAGGTGGTGACCTTTATCGAAGAGTGTCGCACCATGAAATTGAAACTCCTGCCGCCGGATGTAAATTCCGGGGAGTTTCATTTTACCGTTGATGATGCAGGGCGCATTATTTACGGTCTGGGCGCGATTAAAGGTTTGGGTGAAGGGCCGGTAGAGTCGATTATCGCGGCGCGCAATGACGGTGGTCCCTTTAAGGATTTATTTGATTTTTGTGCGCGTGTGGATGCGCGCAAAGTGAACAAGCGCGCACTCGAAGCCATTATCCGCTCCGGTGCTGCAGATAGCCTGGGGCCGACCTACGATACGCCCGAATACAATATTGACCATGATCGTGCGGTGATGTTCTCGGCGATGGCCGAGGCGGTGAAAACGGCTGAACAGGCAACGGCCAACAGCAATGCCGGCATGATGGATTTGTTCGGTGCTGTGATGGCGTCAGAGGAATCCACCAACGATGTGTACGCCGATTTCCGCCGTGTGCGCACCTGGACGATCAAGGAGCGTTTGCATGCCGAAAAAGAAACCCTGGGTTTATATCTGACCGGCCATCCTATCGATGAGTATGAATCGGAGTTGAGTCATTTTGTCAGCTCGCGTATTGCCAACCTGAAGCCGGAAAAAGGTAACCAGACCATTGCCGGTTTGATCATTTCGCAACGGATTGTGAAAACCAAGCGCGGCGACAATATGGCTATCCTGACGTTGGATGATCGTACCGGTCGCATGGACATCACCTTGTTTGCGGAAGCTTACAATAATGCCCGCGATTTATTGTTGAAAGACGGCTTGCTGGTCATTAGTGGGCAGGTACGTTACGACGATTTTAGCGGCATGCTGAAGATGAGTGCTGAAACTGTGCGCTTGCTGGCTGATGTGCGCCAGGAAAAAGCGCGCGAATTATACCTGCACCTGGATTCCGGAGCCCTGCCTGCCAATTTCGCGCGGGAACTGGGCGAGCTGCTGGACCCCTATCGCCAGTCACCGCAACAGGAGGCGCGCTGTGCCCTGGTAATTGACTACCAACGCAGTGATGCCCGTGCCCAGTTGCGCCTGGGCGATGCCTGGCGTATTCGCCCGGAAGATGAATTACTCCAGCGTTTGCGCGACCTCTATGGCAATAAATGCCTGAATTTGGTGTATTGA
- a CDS encoding CBS domain-containing protein → MSSILVKDYMQSSVQAVKANASVRELVEYLLKWNVTGLPVIDEHMRVIGFISEQDCIKEMLNSAFYAEDSAQVRSIMRSDVLTVTPDTSILEIAETMLGNKPKNYPVIEQGKLVGLISRRMILQALRDNNVAYFSPHNKPLSTVQVRTPFN, encoded by the coding sequence ATGTCGTCCATTCTGGTGAAAGACTATATGCAGTCCAGTGTCCAGGCAGTCAAAGCAAATGCCAGTGTGCGTGAACTGGTTGAGTATTTGTTGAAATGGAATGTGACGGGACTTCCGGTTATTGATGAGCATATGCGAGTTATCGGCTTTATATCCGAGCAGGATTGCATCAAGGAAATGCTCAATAGCGCCTTTTATGCGGAGGATTCTGCACAGGTTCGCAGCATTATGCGCAGTGATGTGCTCACCGTCACACCGGATACCAGTATTCTTGAAATTGCGGAAACCATGCTGGGTAACAAACCGAAAAATTATCCGGTCATAGAGCAAGGTAAATTGGTGGGATTGATTAGCCGCCGCATGATCCTGCAAGCATTGCGCGATAATAACGTTGCTTATTTTTCTCCGCACAATAAACCATTATCTACTGTACAGGTGCGTACGCCGTTCAATTAG
- a CDS encoding acetyl-CoA carboxylase carboxyltransferase subunit alpha, whose amino-acid sequence MNLNYLDFEQPIAELEGKIEELQLVGNSSDVNLADEVAKLREKSTKLTETIYSKLTAWDIVKVARHPQRPYASDYISRVFTEFDELHGDRHFGDDKAIIGGVGRLDGKPVMVIGEEKGRSVHEKVMRNFGMPRPEGYRKALRLMEMAERFKLPVLTLIDTPGAYPGIDSEERGISESIAQNLAVMSRLRTPIVCTVIGEGSSGGALAIGVGDHLNMLQYSTYFVISPEGCANIIWKTVAKAPEAAQAMGVTSKVLQDLGIVDETIPEPLGGAHRNVDEMARKLQERLVEQVEQLSREPIDALLERRYQRLMSYGN is encoded by the coding sequence ATGAATCTGAATTATCTGGATTTTGAGCAGCCTATTGCCGAACTGGAAGGCAAAATCGAAGAACTCCAACTTGTTGGTAACAGCTCTGATGTCAATCTTGCCGATGAAGTCGCCAAGTTGCGCGAAAAAAGTACCAAGCTGACTGAGACTATCTACAGCAAGTTGACTGCCTGGGATATTGTTAAGGTGGCACGCCATCCCCAGCGCCCCTATGCATCTGATTACATCTCCCGTGTTTTCACCGAGTTTGATGAGCTCCATGGCGATCGCCATTTTGGGGACGACAAGGCGATTATCGGCGGTGTAGGGCGCCTGGATGGCAAGCCCGTGATGGTCATCGGGGAAGAGAAGGGGCGTAGCGTTCACGAAAAGGTCATGCGTAATTTCGGCATGCCGCGCCCGGAAGGTTATCGCAAAGCCCTGCGCCTGATGGAAATGGCGGAGCGGTTCAAGCTACCGGTATTGACCCTGATTGATACTCCCGGCGCCTATCCGGGCATAGATTCTGAAGAGCGCGGGATTTCTGAATCCATCGCACAGAATCTGGCGGTGATGTCCCGCCTGCGCACCCCGATTGTGTGTACGGTAATTGGTGAAGGCTCTTCCGGCGGTGCCCTGGCTATCGGGGTGGGCGATCACCTCAATATGCTGCAGTATTCGACCTACTTTGTTATTTCACCGGAAGGCTGCGCCAACATTATCTGGAAAACGGTCGCCAAGGCACCTGAAGCGGCTCAAGCCATGGGGGTAACCTCTAAAGTCCTGCAGGACTTGGGTATCGTGGATGAAACCATTCCCGAGCCCTTGGGCGGTGCCCATCGCAATGTCGATGAAATGGCCAGGAAACTCCAGGAGCGCCTGGTTGAACAGGTGGAGCAATTAAGCCGCGAGCCTATAGATGCCCTGCTGGAGCGCCGCTACCAACGTCTGATGAGTTATGGCAACTAA
- a CDS encoding L-lactate dehydrogenase: MILASIEDYRTLARKRLPHFLFEYIDGGAFSETTLRNNQRDLQHIALRQRVLRDVSNITTTTRLFGQEFKLPLGLSPVGIAGLNARRGEVQAAQAAEAAGVPFCLSTVSACSIDEVRAGVNHPVWFQLYMIRDRGFLHEMLNRAKAAGTSTLLFTVDMPVPATRYRDMRSGLSSGHLWQRKLTRVGQVLRRPRWAWDVGLMGRPHSLGNIAPILGEQAGIDEFWAWLGNNFDPRVTWADIDRIRSEWDGHFVIKGILDAEDARQAKSIGCDGLIVSNHGGRQLDGALSSIKALPAIADAVGNDLSLILDSGIRSGLDIVRALALGARMVMIGRPWVYALAARQKKGVEEILDIFARELRVAMALSGCTRLEDITPAILAS, from the coding sequence ATGATTCTGGCCAGCATTGAGGACTACCGCACCCTCGCCCGCAAGCGCTTACCCCACTTTTTATTTGAATATATTGACGGCGGCGCCTTCAGCGAAACTACGCTGCGCAACAACCAGCGGGATCTGCAACACATTGCCCTGCGCCAGCGGGTACTGCGCGATGTATCGAATATCACCACCACAACCCGTCTTTTTGGCCAGGAATTCAAACTACCCTTAGGCCTCTCTCCCGTCGGTATTGCAGGCCTCAATGCGCGCCGTGGTGAAGTACAGGCCGCACAGGCGGCAGAAGCAGCGGGTGTTCCCTTCTGCCTGTCCACCGTATCGGCCTGCTCTATTGATGAAGTGCGCGCCGGTGTTAACCACCCGGTCTGGTTTCAGTTGTACATGATCCGCGACCGCGGTTTCTTGCATGAAATGCTCAATCGTGCCAAGGCCGCAGGAACCAGCACACTGTTATTCACCGTGGATATGCCCGTTCCCGCCACACGCTACCGCGATATGCGCTCCGGTCTATCCAGCGGCCATCTCTGGCAACGCAAGCTTACCCGGGTCGGACAGGTATTGCGCCGGCCTCGCTGGGCCTGGGATGTCGGCTTGATGGGACGCCCCCATTCACTGGGAAACATTGCCCCTATCCTGGGCGAACAGGCCGGTATTGATGAATTCTGGGCCTGGCTGGGTAACAACTTTGATCCGCGTGTCACCTGGGCGGATATTGATCGTATCCGCAGTGAGTGGGACGGACATTTTGTTATCAAGGGTATCCTCGATGCGGAGGATGCGCGCCAGGCCAAATCGATCGGCTGTGATGGCCTGATTGTCTCCAACCATGGCGGCCGCCAGCTGGACGGTGCCCTGTCTTCCATCAAAGCCCTACCTGCCATTGCCGATGCGGTGGGCAACGACTTATCACTGATCCTGGACTCCGGCATACGCTCAGGCCTGGACATAGTGCGGGCATTGGCATTGGGCGCGCGTATGGTCATGATCGGCCGCCCCTGGGTTTACGCACTGGCAGCCCGCCAGAAAAAAGGGGTCGAGGAAATCCTGGATATTTTTGCCAGGGAACTCCGGGTTGCCATGGCCTTATCCGGTTGTACCCGCCTGGAAGATATAACACCGGCCATCCTGGCCTCATAG